A single genomic interval of Anaerobacillus sp. CMMVII harbors:
- a CDS encoding type III polyketide synthase: protein MSIIASVSTFKPPHTLKQEVTTEFARELFGDNFHDLERLLTVFSNGQIEERQFAVPLKWFRQEHSFQERNDLYIELATSFSVEAIKHCLDNNVFLKDKIAENAIDALIVVSSSGLSTPSLDARIMNALPFSPYTKRIPLWGLGCAGGASGVSRAFDYCQAYPEANVLVVCVELCSLTFQRNDRSKSNLIGTSLFADGVACCLIMGKNSSSLSLLKQTLQPRILGTQATLMPNSEDVMGWEVKDNGLHVVFSRDIPNIIKKWLKPNVERFLQAQNITFQDLTEFIAHPGGKKVIDAYIEALQLDPKMTQVSQQILKQHGNMSSPTVLYVLEEIMKKEHGNGDLGLMAALGPGFSSELVLLEWKGFYS from the coding sequence ATGTCTATTATTGCTTCAGTTAGTACTTTTAAACCACCTCATACCCTAAAGCAAGAGGTGACAACAGAGTTTGCTAGAGAATTGTTTGGTGATAACTTTCATGATCTTGAGCGCTTATTAACTGTTTTTTCAAATGGTCAAATAGAAGAAAGACAATTTGCCGTTCCTTTAAAGTGGTTTCGGCAAGAGCATTCTTTTCAAGAACGTAATGATTTGTACATCGAATTAGCGACATCCTTTAGTGTTGAAGCAATTAAACATTGTTTAGATAACAATGTGTTTCTTAAAGACAAAATAGCTGAAAATGCAATTGATGCGCTAATAGTTGTTTCTAGTTCTGGGTTATCAACCCCTAGCTTAGACGCTCGTATTATGAATGCCCTACCTTTTTCTCCTTATACAAAGCGAATTCCACTTTGGGGCCTCGGTTGTGCTGGTGGAGCTTCTGGTGTTTCTAGAGCGTTTGACTATTGTCAGGCATATCCTGAGGCAAATGTACTAGTTGTTTGTGTTGAACTTTGTAGCCTCACCTTCCAACGGAATGATCGTTCGAAAAGTAATCTTATTGGGACATCGCTTTTTGCTGACGGGGTGGCATGCTGCTTAATTATGGGTAAAAACTCCAGTTCTCTCAGCCTGCTAAAACAGACACTTCAGCCAAGAATTTTAGGAACACAAGCAACATTGATGCCAAATTCTGAAGATGTCATGGGCTGGGAAGTAAAGGACAATGGTTTACATGTCGTTTTTTCAAGAGATATTCCTAATATTATAAAAAAATGGTTAAAACCAAATGTTGAGAGATTTTTGCAAGCACAAAACATTACATTTCAAGATCTTACAGAGTTTATTGCACACCCTGGTGGAAAAAAGGTGATTGATGCTTACATTGAGGCACTTCAACTCGATCCTAAAATGACTCAAGTTAGCCAACAAATATTAAAGCAGCACGGTAATATGTCCTCGCCAACAGTTCTTTATGTCCTTGAAGAAATTATGAAAAAAGAACACGGAAATGGCGATTTAGGTTTAATGGCCGCTCTTGGCCCGGGCTTTTCCTCTGAACTTGTACTACTTGAATGGAAGGGGTTTTATTCATGA
- a CDS encoding isoprenylcysteine carboxyl methyltransferase family protein gives MIGFYIFIFFVISQRIIELFIAKRNAIWIIKKGGYEVGREHYKFIVILHALFFISLLTEVTLNKPSFANWVIIPFIIFLFAQFGRVWALTSLGPFWNTRIMVLPGAKVIAKGPYRFMRHPNYFIVITEIALLPLIFQAYWTALIFTLCNALILSVRIKAEEQALQEATDYQDVFKKRGRFVPSYEK, from the coding sequence ATGATTGGGTTTTATATTTTTATATTCTTTGTAATTTCACAGCGGATCATTGAGCTTTTCATTGCCAAGCGGAATGCAATTTGGATCATTAAAAAAGGGGGATATGAAGTAGGACGTGAACACTATAAATTTATTGTTATTTTACATGCCCTTTTCTTCATTTCGTTACTTACAGAGGTAACACTTAACAAACCTTCTTTCGCTAACTGGGTGATCATACCTTTCATCATTTTTCTGTTTGCACAATTTGGAAGAGTATGGGCTCTGACTTCTTTAGGACCGTTTTGGAATACAAGAATAATGGTACTTCCTGGGGCAAAAGTCATTGCTAAAGGCCCTTATCGGTTTATGCGCCACCCCAATTATTTTATCGTAATTACGGAAATAGCCTTGCTTCCCCTGATTTTCCAAGCATATTGGACAGCTCTTATTTTTACGTTGTGCAATGCCTTAATTCTTTCTGTAAGAATTAAGGCAGAGGAACAGGCACTTCAAGAGGCGACAGATTATCAGGATGTCTTTAAAAAGCGAGGACGTTTTGTTCCTAGTTATGAAAAGTAA
- a CDS encoding CBO0543 family protein yields MMKLIKLQLILPKGQIFLEYTYIVTAILAILVWFMPKRMKRSDMLVIWIFVSYIEIVVDLFLGHLVGLYYFVGETQISPEALGLKLIMSPLFGIIFINFMPKKFLHFIPYWLVWVIISTVFEWTTVLSGYLTYSEWKLWYSFLFYIVAIPVTRWFYYYVKADHP; encoded by the coding sequence ATGATGAAACTCATTAAATTACAATTAATTTTACCAAAGGGGCAAATTTTCTTGGAGTATACCTACATTGTTACCGCCATTCTTGCTATCCTTGTTTGGTTTATGCCTAAGCGTATGAAAAGAAGTGATATGCTAGTCATTTGGATCTTTGTATCCTATATAGAAATAGTAGTAGACTTATTTCTTGGACATCTAGTTGGATTATATTATTTCGTTGGAGAAACCCAAATTAGCCCAGAAGCATTAGGCCTGAAGCTGATCATGTCACCATTGTTTGGGATCATTTTCATTAATTTCATGCCAAAAAAATTCCTACACTTTATCCCGTATTGGCTCGTTTGGGTCATCATTTCTACAGTATTCGAGTGGACTACAGTTCTATCAGGATACTTGACATATTCAGAGTGGAAACTATGGTATTCTTTTTTGTTTTACATCGTAGCTATTCCAGTCACAAGATGGTTTTACTACTATGTAAAAGCGGATCATCCTTAA
- the dapA gene encoding 4-hydroxy-tetrahydrodipicolinate synthase, translating into MIHGVIPAVLTPFTTNGDVNEKALRNYVNFLIEKGVHGLFPLGTNGSGPLMSVADRKKVITIVVEETNNRIPVIVHTGAISTDETIEMTKHAAEAGADAAAIVTPWYFPHDDISLELHFSAVAEAIPNLPLYLYNIPGNAKNELKPKLVQKLAAKHQNIRGIKDSSKDLSRLQDYIFSLGDGYEIVVGTDALVYPALAMGATGVVSAVGNCFPEVMVELYEAYQAGDMKKAKELQYRANQVRDVLKLGSYITPYYEALRLRGLDIGEVKLPLRSLTETEKDALKTGLQALNLL; encoded by the coding sequence GTGATCCACGGTGTTATTCCTGCAGTACTTACTCCATTTACAACGAACGGAGATGTGAATGAAAAGGCGTTACGTAACTATGTTAATTTCTTGATAGAAAAAGGCGTACATGGACTATTCCCATTAGGAACAAATGGATCTGGTCCACTAATGTCTGTGGCAGACCGTAAGAAAGTAATCACGATTGTTGTGGAAGAAACAAACAATCGAATTCCCGTTATTGTGCATACTGGAGCAATCTCGACAGATGAAACAATCGAAATGACAAAACATGCTGCAGAAGCTGGAGCAGATGCAGCAGCAATCGTTACACCTTGGTATTTTCCGCATGACGATATTTCCTTGGAACTGCATTTTTCAGCAGTAGCAGAAGCAATCCCGAATTTACCATTGTACTTATATAACATCCCTGGCAATGCTAAAAACGAGCTGAAGCCAAAGCTTGTCCAGAAATTAGCAGCAAAACATCAGAATATAAGAGGTATCAAAGACAGTTCTAAGGATTTATCTCGTTTGCAAGATTATATATTTTCACTTGGTGATGGGTATGAGATTGTTGTTGGAACAGATGCCTTAGTGTATCCAGCTTTAGCAATGGGTGCAACTGGGGTGGTTTCTGCTGTAGGTAATTGTTTTCCAGAAGTGATGGTAGAGCTTTACGAGGCTTATCAAGCAGGCGATATGAAAAAAGCAAAAGAACTTCAATACCGTGCGAACCAAGTTCGTGATGTTTTGAAATTAGGTTCATACATTACACCATATTACGAAGCGTTAAGACTACGTGGGCTTGATATCGGAGAAGTGAAATTGCCACTACGATCATTAACTGAAACGGAAAAAGATGCATTAAAAACAGGTTTACAAGCGCTTAACTTACTTTAA
- a CDS encoding BsuPI-related putative proteinase inhibitor, with protein MKKYSKVISSIALAALLMAACGTGDTNNKEVVGGSTGTGYEKPAENPDGTIIKEDAIAVEMVAKENADMKYLFKLVNTTDKEIELSFASLQEFDFIIKGLDGKKLHQYSDEMMFGEAFVEKTLPANGELVLKST; from the coding sequence ATGAAAAAGTATTCAAAAGTAATATCTAGTATTGCATTAGCAGCATTACTTATGGCCGCATGTGGCACAGGAGATACAAACAATAAAGAAGTAGTAGGTGGTAGCACTGGTACTGGGTACGAAAAGCCAGCTGAAAATCCCGATGGTACAATTATTAAAGAAGATGCCATTGCCGTAGAAATGGTAGCAAAAGAAAATGCAGATATGAAGTACCTATTTAAGCTAGTAAATACAACTGATAAGGAGATCGAGTTAAGTTTTGCAAGCTTACAAGAGTTTGATTTCATTATTAAAGGACTGGATGGGAAAAAACTTCATCAATATTCAGATGAAATGATGTTTGGAGAAGCCTTTGTAGAGAAAACACTTCCAGCTAATGGTGAGCTTGTTTTGAAATCGACTTAA
- a CDS encoding MarR family winged helix-turn-helix transcriptional regulator — protein sequence MIRNIEENIGYHIGVVAHFIQNNYNDKLSDYDLTVSQAKVLYMLVNHGEQLQTELQNRLYIKGSTMNGIIESMLKKQLIDKQDSDNDRRSKVITLTKKGRELEEKLWLGSQDMDAELLRGFSNSEKQLFLSALQRMKKNLLVDNEENRDATKNSK from the coding sequence ATGATTCGAAATATAGAGGAGAATATTGGCTATCATATAGGTGTTGTAGCCCATTTTATTCAAAATAATTATAATGATAAGCTATCAGACTATGATCTAACCGTTTCACAAGCAAAAGTTTTGTACATGCTTGTCAATCATGGTGAACAATTGCAAACAGAATTACAAAATCGCTTATATATCAAGGGTTCCACAATGAATGGAATTATTGAATCGATGCTAAAGAAACAACTGATTGACAAACAAGATAGTGACAACGATCGCCGTTCCAAAGTGATTACCTTAACTAAAAAGGGAAGAGAACTTGAAGAAAAGCTCTGGTTAGGAAGCCAAGATATGGATGCAGAATTATTGAGGGGCTTCTCTAATTCTGAAAAACAATTATTCCTTTCCGCCTTACAACGAATGAAGAAAAATCTACTTGTAGATAATGAGGAGAATAGAGATGCAACAAAAAATTCAAAGTGA
- a CDS encoding MATE family efflux transporter — MQQKIQSERLGSEPIPKLLRNLSIPAMVGMFVMALYNIVDTIFISYAVGISAVAGLTISFPVIMIIMAISVAMGIGGASVISRRLGAKRENEANQVFGNIITMIILVSIIGIIGAFTILEPMLVLFGATPDILGYSYDYMFPILIGTFLFSFGFATNSIVRSEGNARFSMNIMIISSVLNIILDAIFIFGFDMGVKGAAYASVLSQGVITVLYLQYFLTGKSSLSLRLVDLKPNFAIIKEVFSVGLPGFMQQAAGGIMFIAINAMLIRFGSEFHVGLFGIVQRISMFMLMPLVGIMQGMQPIVGYNFGANNFSRMKETIWIGLKVSTILSTAIFVIMMIFPKYFLMMFSADPEVIKAGSEAIRILFATAFLIGVPVICGGIFQALGKVKESLILSMSRQILFLIPLVLILPHFFGVNGVWIAFPVADLLSFGLAAVLLYRNRKTILREDEVIDPAVYEQKISSPAQ; from the coding sequence ATGCAACAAAAAATTCAAAGTGAACGCTTAGGAAGTGAACCAATTCCTAAATTATTAAGAAACCTTTCTATTCCAGCCATGGTTGGAATGTTCGTAATGGCCTTATACAATATTGTTGATACGATTTTCATCTCATATGCTGTTGGAATTTCTGCTGTTGCTGGCTTAACAATTTCATTTCCAGTCATTATGATTATTATGGCCATTTCCGTCGCCATGGGTATCGGTGGTGCTTCAGTTATCTCGAGAAGGCTTGGAGCCAAGCGAGAAAATGAAGCTAACCAAGTTTTTGGGAATATTATCACCATGATTATTTTGGTAAGTATTATTGGGATAATCGGAGCCTTTACAATTTTAGAGCCGATGCTCGTTTTGTTTGGGGCAACACCTGATATCCTTGGATATTCTTATGATTACATGTTTCCAATCTTAATTGGAACATTTCTTTTTTCTTTTGGTTTTGCAACAAATAGCATTGTTCGTTCTGAGGGAAATGCCCGCTTTTCGATGAATATCATGATTATTTCTTCGGTTCTTAATATTATTTTAGATGCTATCTTTATTTTTGGTTTTGATATGGGCGTTAAAGGGGCGGCCTATGCGTCGGTACTATCCCAAGGAGTCATTACGGTCCTTTATCTACAATATTTCCTTACAGGTAAAAGCTCACTTTCACTGAGATTAGTAGACCTAAAACCAAATTTTGCGATTATTAAAGAAGTATTTTCAGTAGGTTTACCAGGCTTTATGCAGCAGGCGGCAGGCGGAATAATGTTTATTGCAATTAATGCTATGCTCATTCGCTTTGGAAGTGAGTTCCATGTAGGTTTGTTTGGCATTGTCCAGAGAATTTCAATGTTTATGCTCATGCCACTCGTCGGAATTATGCAAGGAATGCAACCAATTGTCGGCTATAATTTTGGTGCCAATAACTTCTCTCGGATGAAGGAAACGATTTGGATTGGTTTAAAAGTCTCAACAATTTTATCTACTGCTATCTTTGTGATTATGATGATTTTTCCTAAGTATTTCTTGATGATGTTCTCTGCAGACCCGGAGGTAATCAAAGCCGGTTCTGAAGCTATTAGAATTTTGTTTGCGACCGCCTTCTTAATAGGTGTTCCAGTCATTTGTGGCGGGATCTTTCAAGCCTTAGGAAAAGTGAAAGAGTCACTTATTTTATCAATGTCACGCCAAATTTTATTCTTAATTCCATTAGTACTGATACTGCCACACTTCTTCGGAGTAAATGGTGTTTGGATCGCTTTTCCAGTCGCTGATCTCTTGTCATTTGGGTTAGCAGCAGTTCTATTATACCGAAACCGCAAAACCATACTCAGGGAAGACGAAGTTATCGATCCTGCTGTATATGAACAAAAAATTAGTTCTCCTGCACAATAA